One window of the Flavobacteriales bacterium genome contains the following:
- a CDS encoding enoyl-CoA hydratase/isomerase family protein, whose product MKNKYVEIEKRNGIAIIWMDEQDSKINKIGPDMIDTFNPMMDELEKDPEVRAAVMISRKKDFIAGADIEAFANVKKEGDWQPIAKKGHEILDRLSKSKKPVVAAINGACMGAGLEIALACAARVASDSPKTIMSLPEVKLGLLPGGGGTQRLPRLVGIQKALDMMLTGKNVFAYPAKKMGLVDRIATKEALLDAAIVLANEIAKRPLKREDKRSGMEKFLEGNPITRGIIFKKAKEMVDRQTNGNYPAPYEIMECVKVGMSSGEKAGYAEEVKRFEKLILTPESFQLRGIFFAMTEKKKNPQAALARKTDTMAMVGAGFMGAGIAQVSAARDVRVLLKDIKQETLTQARKTIWGDIGKRVQRKAMNQLDADRLMNRINGQLDYNNFDKVDVLIEAVFEDLKIKHIVMKECEEHLSKDAIFASNTSALPISEIAKASKRPEQVIGMHYFSPVPKMPLLEIVVTDQTADWVTSTCYDLGVRQGKTVIVVKDGPGFYTTRILAPLLGEALNMLEEGADALQIDKVLKKFGFPVGPITLMDEVGIDVGAHIMSGELMQHFVSTRKGVKVSQAMKKMFDAGYHGRKNKKGFYQYDENGKKKRELDPNVYSFFGGNTRKQFDEKEMYERIGMSMVSEAALCLQEGIIANPLDGDVGAVFGLGFPPFRGGPFRYMDTLGAQATVDIFNRLAAKHGERFLPPQIIVDKAKAGEKFYQ is encoded by the coding sequence ATGAAAAATAAGTACGTTGAAATAGAAAAACGAAACGGCATTGCCATCATTTGGATGGACGAGCAAGACTCGAAGATCAACAAGATCGGGCCGGATATGATCGACACCTTCAATCCGATGATGGATGAATTGGAGAAAGATCCTGAGGTGCGAGCTGCTGTGATGATCAGTCGCAAGAAGGACTTCATCGCGGGAGCAGACATTGAAGCTTTTGCCAATGTGAAGAAGGAAGGCGATTGGCAACCCATTGCCAAGAAAGGTCACGAGATTCTTGATCGACTTTCTAAAAGCAAAAAACCTGTTGTGGCCGCCATCAATGGTGCCTGCATGGGCGCTGGATTGGAGATTGCCTTGGCATGTGCCGCTCGCGTTGCTTCGGATAGTCCGAAAACAATCATGTCGCTACCCGAAGTGAAACTCGGTCTGCTGCCTGGCGGTGGCGGAACGCAACGACTTCCACGTTTGGTTGGTATTCAGAAAGCATTGGACATGATGCTTACCGGCAAAAACGTGTTTGCCTATCCTGCCAAGAAAATGGGATTGGTTGACCGAATTGCAACCAAAGAAGCCTTGCTCGATGCAGCCATTGTTCTCGCAAATGAGATTGCGAAGCGACCGCTCAAAAGAGAAGACAAGCGTTCGGGAATGGAGAAATTCCTTGAAGGAAATCCGATCACGCGCGGCATCATTTTCAAGAAGGCGAAGGAGATGGTTGACCGTCAGACGAACGGAAATTATCCAGCTCCTTACGAGATCATGGAATGTGTAAAAGTCGGAATGAGTTCGGGCGAAAAAGCGGGTTATGCCGAAGAGGTGAAACGCTTCGAAAAACTCATCCTCACGCCAGAGAGTTTCCAGCTTCGTGGCATTTTCTTCGCCATGACGGAAAAGAAGAAAAATCCGCAGGCCGCATTGGCACGCAAAACCGACACCATGGCCATGGTCGGTGCTGGTTTCATGGGTGCAGGAATTGCACAGGTTTCTGCCGCTAGGGATGTTCGAGTACTACTCAAGGACATCAAGCAGGAAACATTGACCCAAGCACGCAAAACCATTTGGGGCGACATTGGCAAGCGCGTGCAGCGCAAGGCGATGAACCAATTAGATGCCGACCGATTGATGAACCGCATCAACGGACAGCTCGATTACAACAATTTTGACAAGGTTGATGTGTTGATTGAAGCAGTCTTCGAAGACCTCAAAATCAAACATATTGTAATGAAAGAATGCGAGGAGCATTTGAGCAAGGACGCGATTTTCGCTTCCAACACCTCCGCACTTCCGATCAGCGAAATCGCGAAAGCAAGTAAACGACCTGAGCAGGTAATTGGGATGCACTACTTCTCCCCTGTTCCGAAAATGCCGTTGTTGGAAATCGTGGTGACAGATCAAACTGCTGATTGGGTCACGTCAACTTGCTACGACCTTGGTGTCCGTCAAGGAAAGACCGTGATCGTTGTGAAGGATGGTCCTGGTTTCTACACCACACGTATCCTTGCTCCGCTTTTGGGCGAAGCTCTAAACATGCTGGAAGAAGGTGCGGATGCCCTTCAGATAGATAAAGTGCTGAAGAAGTTCGGTTTCCCAGTTGGACCGATAACCTTGATGGACGAAGTTGGAATTGACGTTGGCGCGCACATCATGAGTGGTGAGTTGATGCAGCATTTCGTTTCCACCAGAAAAGGAGTGAAAGTTTCTCAGGCGATGAAGAAGATGTTCGATGCCGGATACCACGGTCGCAAGAACAAGAAAGGCTTCTATCAATATGATGAGAACGGCAAGAAGAAGCGCGAACTCGACCCTAACGTTTATAGCTTTTTCGGGGGCAACACCCGCAAGCAGTTTGACGAGAAGGAAATGTATGAGCGCATTGGCATGAGCATGGTAAGCGAAGCCGCTTTGTGTCTTCAAGAAGGCATCATTGCCAATCCGTTGGATGGCGATGTGGGTGCTGTTTTCGGACTCGGCTTCCCTCCTTTCCGTGGCGGACCGTTCCGTTACATGGACACACTTGGAGCGCAAGCAACGGTTGACATCTTCAACCGATTGGCAGCGAAACATGGCGAGCGTTTCCTTCCGCCTCAGATCATTGTTGATAAGGCGAAGGCGGGAGAGAAGTTCTATCAATAG
- a CDS encoding acetyl-CoA C-acyltransferase (Catalyzes the synthesis of acetoacetyl coenzyme A from two molecules of acetyl coenzyme A. It can also act as a thiolase, catalyzing the reverse reaction and generating two-carbon units from the four-carbon product of fatty acid oxidation): LGPAYAMGKILERNGLKMEDMDVIEFHEAFAGQILANIAALASDEFCQENIGLDKAVGQIPMDKMNLWGGSLSIGHPFGATGARIVTTTANRLIAEGGKYGLLAACAAGAHGHACILERYES; this comes from the coding sequence CTTGGACCTGCTTACGCAATGGGAAAAATCCTTGAGCGAAATGGCTTGAAGATGGAAGACATGGACGTGATTGAATTCCATGAGGCATTTGCCGGACAGATTCTAGCAAACATTGCGGCTCTTGCATCTGATGAGTTCTGCCAAGAAAATATTGGCCTCGACAAAGCTGTTGGCCAGATTCCAATGGACAAAATGAACCTGTGGGGCGGATCGCTTTCCATCGGCCATCCATTCGGAGCTACTGGTGCGAGAATCGTGACCACCACAGCTAACCGCTTGATTGCGGAAGGCGGCAAATACGGTCTATTGGCCGCTTGTGCTGCCGGTGCGCACGGTCATGCATGTATTTTGGAACGATACGAATCATGA
- a CDS encoding T9SS type A sorting domain-containing protein: protein MRLLSIILLSVSLQLKAQIIIEPYVTGEYRDDVVYIGTYQSPGNCSFNDGTDFTFDFSNLFLPDGMEFALIVDAPDPSNVSLMNGWLPVSVGDSTVFTSSSQGLGITAASGPATINFHIRAIGTPTTSGQEYPCWIDEGVTEALCGNIYSLYQGESLVPCLVAPSVGIDDVEIPTISIELNQLGLSITTDESGLVSAFGLDGRQLISKQVDTGFTFLTLASLATGTYVVRFEGEKNTISKKILLQ from the coding sequence ATGAGACTATTATCAATCATTCTACTCTCAGTAAGCCTTCAACTGAAAGCTCAGATTATTATTGAACCGTACGTTACGGGAGAATATAGAGACGATGTGGTTTATATCGGAACGTATCAATCGCCAGGCAATTGTTCGTTTAATGATGGTACCGATTTCACGTTTGACTTCTCGAACTTATTCCTTCCAGATGGAATGGAATTCGCGTTGATCGTAGATGCACCAGACCCGTCCAATGTTTCATTGATGAATGGTTGGCTTCCTGTAAGCGTAGGCGATTCAACCGTTTTCACATCCTCATCACAAGGACTTGGAATCACCGCAGCCAGTGGCCCTGCTACCATCAATTTTCATATTCGAGCAATAGGAACACCAACAACATCTGGTCAGGAATATCCCTGCTGGATTGATGAAGGTGTAACCGAAGCCCTTTGCGGAAACATCTACTCCCTTTATCAAGGAGAAAGTCTGGTTCCGTGTTTAGTTGCTCCCTCTGTTGGCATAGATGACGTTGAAATTCCAACAATCAGCATTGAACTGAACCAACTTGGATTATCAATAACCACTGACGAAAGTGGTCTTGTTTCCGCTTTTGGCTTGGATGGCCGTCAACTAATCTCTAAACAAGTTGACACTGGTTTTACATTCCTTACTCTTGCTTCACTCGCAACGGGAACATATGTTGTTCGGTTTGAAGGAGAAAAGAATACCATTTCAAAGAAAATATTACTTCAATAA
- a CDS encoding cytochrome-c peroxidase, with protein sequence MRNSLAGIVFLLAAISFALSSCEKDIVPNDAEGTQEIVSTSNGEFELCKNCPPGFELTDEGICKLRSLYQQYASLTDQGVGGLKTALPEFRDGFTPQQIDLGRYLFFDPILSKDGTISCASCHQLEKAFSDGLATSVGIGGQEVKRGAPSLWNVAFLKLFFWDGRATTLEEQMQGPLFAENEMGTTPHNLRETINSIPNYGKMFRVAFPERNEAKIQLEEIYTALAAFQTSLISLNSRYDQYAHGFHGALNPQEIEGMNVFRSFVARCAECHTPPLFTNQQLAVLGTPEPEGRELDPGAQVPYNDVSLRAGFKIPSLRNVALTAPYMHSGRFKTLRETVEFYTKGRGHAVPEGENLYLHWHIWEPELSDNELDRLVDFLQTLTDESFMPKRPDRLPSSP encoded by the coding sequence ATGAGAAACTCGCTCGCAGGAATCGTTTTTCTGTTAGCGGCCATTTCGTTCGCCCTTTCATCCTGCGAAAAAGATATTGTTCCGAATGATGCGGAGGGTACACAAGAAATAGTCTCCACCTCTAACGGTGAATTCGAACTCTGCAAAAACTGTCCGCCAGGATTTGAGCTGACGGATGAAGGCATTTGCAAACTCCGTTCGCTTTATCAGCAATATGCTTCTCTTACAGATCAAGGCGTTGGAGGGTTGAAAACTGCACTTCCTGAATTCCGAGACGGTTTCACCCCGCAACAGATAGACCTTGGCCGCTACCTTTTCTTCGACCCCATTCTTTCTAAAGATGGAACAATAAGTTGCGCTTCGTGCCATCAACTCGAAAAAGCGTTCAGCGATGGCTTGGCAACTAGTGTTGGAATTGGCGGGCAAGAGGTAAAACGTGGGGCGCCAAGTTTGTGGAACGTGGCCTTCCTCAAACTTTTCTTTTGGGATGGACGAGCCACAACCTTGGAAGAACAGATGCAGGGTCCGCTTTTCGCAGAAAACGAAATGGGAACAACGCCTCATAATTTGCGTGAGACCATCAACTCCATTCCCAATTATGGCAAAATGTTCCGCGTAGCGTTTCCAGAACGGAATGAGGCCAAAATCCAGTTGGAAGAAATCTATACGGCTTTGGCAGCTTTTCAGACATCGCTCATTTCTCTCAATAGCCGCTACGACCAATACGCGCACGGTTTTCATGGCGCGTTGAATCCGCAGGAAATTGAAGGAATGAATGTGTTCCGTTCGTTTGTGGCCCGCTGTGCCGAATGCCACACGCCACCGCTTTTCACTAATCAGCAACTGGCTGTTCTGGGAACGCCAGAGCCTGAAGGACGCGAGTTGGATCCAGGAGCGCAGGTTCCTTACAACGATGTTTCGCTGCGGGCAGGATTCAAAATTCCGAGTCTGAGAAATGTGGCGCTAACCGCTCCATACATGCATTCGGGTAGGTTTAAAACACTTCGCGAAACAGTAGAATTCTACACCAAGGGTCGCGGCCATGCCGTTCCCGAAGGAGAAAATCTCTACTTGCATTGGCACATTTGGGAGCCCGAGCTCTCAGATAACGAGTTAGATCGACTCGTAGATTTCCTCCAAACACTTACGGATGAAAGCTTTATGCCAAAACGTCCAGATCGATTACCTTCATCGCCTTGA
- a CDS encoding gliding motility-associated C-terminal domain-containing protein — protein MLRPSHFFVAALGLALFHGSLAKADGIQFIENLGQWNSKVLYKVDIPSGALFLEKDGFTYSLLERETHHHPHVQHPESTMLRGHAFRMKFEQASDAVQHAGDHKSSNYRNYFIGNDPDQWKSWVYAYAEVNYTSLYDGIDLKVYSHNGSLKYDLIIAPNANPNTVAMHYEGLDDMRVLASGDLKLTTSIMDVFEKSPVAFQVIDGLRKDVACKFKLEGKRVSFEFPNGYDENHELVIDPQLVFASYTGSTTDNFGSTATFDNNGNLYGAGTSFGSGYPVTTGAYTQPAAGNTDIGISKFSADGSTLLYSTFVGGAHAESVNSLIVNSNDELYLLGTSSSLDYPLSTTAFQSTNGRGQAVNWSALPPSGFSYGYGIEHALGCDIVITRLAADGSNILSSTFVGGTDNDGLNPNTILYYNYGDPFRGEINIDAAGNVYVASSTESADFPVTAGSAQPNIGGGRDGVVFKMNPNLSTMLWSTFIGGSSTDNAYSVQLSSSGEVVVAGGTISSNFPTTSGTLFPNSLGQADGWVTKIAPNGSTFNASTFIGTNKYDQVYFVQLDPDDNIFLLGQSLGNIPTTPATVYSNPSSGQFIQKLDNSLSTVLVSTTIGTSSGSIDFSPTAFLVSNCYQIFLSGWGGSTNREVGNATQSTTVGLPISSDAFQSTTDGSDFYLMMLEKNVESLIYGTFFGGAQSDEHVDGGTSRFDKNGVVYQAVCAGCGNHDDFPTTPGAWSNTNNSSNCNLGVFKFDLNQVIAVPAFNVLLENCEYPLEVEFSNTSSGANTFLWDYGDGVVSTAFDGSHFYADPGSYEVSLLASDSAGCLTPDSATLQFDIPIPPVILAFGTDTICALDTVPLGVDGVGIASYEWIPPGSLDDPYSTQPNANPTETTVYTVLATDSIGCTVSQEVIVYVSDPPPLDAGEDAYLQPGVYGELTPNVNPGNIVEWTPPEGLSCTDCPNPIANPEETTTYYILVTDELGCTNTDSVIVYAYPTIYVPNAFTPGGNNKNPIFYAYGRGIADFTLTIYSRWGQVIFQSTDLDTGWDGTMNGTDVQTGVYIWSLKYTTDIEPLTIHTDIGHVTLLRNVY, from the coding sequence ATGCTTCGTCCCTCCCACTTTTTTGTTGCTGCATTAGGGCTTGCGCTTTTCCATGGCAGCTTGGCCAAGGCAGATGGAATTCAATTCATTGAGAATCTCGGGCAATGGAATTCGAAGGTGCTTTACAAGGTAGACATCCCCTCTGGAGCACTTTTTCTAGAGAAGGACGGTTTCACCTATTCGTTACTGGAACGGGAGACGCACCACCATCCACATGTGCAACATCCCGAATCGACCATGCTGAGGGGGCACGCTTTCAGAATGAAATTCGAACAGGCATCGGATGCGGTTCAGCACGCAGGAGATCACAAGAGCTCAAACTATCGAAACTACTTTATCGGAAACGACCCCGACCAATGGAAATCGTGGGTCTATGCTTATGCCGAAGTGAACTACACATCGCTCTATGATGGCATTGACCTCAAGGTCTATTCCCATAACGGTAGTCTGAAATATGATCTGATAATCGCACCCAATGCAAACCCCAACACCGTTGCCATGCATTACGAAGGATTGGACGATATGCGGGTGCTTGCAAGTGGCGATCTGAAACTCACCACCTCCATCATGGATGTTTTCGAGAAAAGTCCTGTTGCATTTCAGGTGATTGACGGACTGCGGAAAGACGTTGCATGCAAATTCAAACTCGAAGGAAAGCGCGTTTCATTTGAGTTCCCCAACGGCTATGACGAAAACCATGAACTCGTCATCGACCCTCAGTTGGTTTTTGCCTCCTACACCGGTTCTACCACCGATAATTTCGGAAGCACCGCCACGTTCGACAACAACGGGAACCTTTATGGGGCGGGAACAAGCTTCGGCTCAGGTTACCCTGTAACCACGGGAGCCTATACCCAACCAGCAGCTGGCAATACCGATATCGGCATCAGTAAGTTCAGTGCCGATGGCTCTACCTTATTGTATTCCACTTTTGTTGGTGGCGCCCATGCCGAATCGGTGAACAGCCTTATTGTAAACAGCAATGATGAACTCTATCTGTTGGGAACATCCAGTAGCTTGGACTATCCCTTAAGCACCACGGCATTCCAATCTACCAATGGCCGAGGGCAAGCCGTCAATTGGTCTGCATTGCCACCTTCCGGTTTTTCGTATGGCTATGGAATTGAACATGCCTTGGGATGCGACATCGTAATAACCAGATTAGCTGCTGATGGCTCCAATATCCTATCGTCAACCTTTGTTGGTGGAACCGATAATGACGGCCTGAATCCGAACACCATCCTGTACTATAATTACGGAGACCCCTTCAGAGGAGAGATAAACATTGATGCTGCCGGAAACGTGTATGTGGCCAGTTCTACCGAATCGGCCGATTTTCCTGTGACCGCAGGATCGGCTCAACCCAACATTGGAGGCGGCCGCGATGGCGTGGTTTTTAAGATGAATCCGAACCTAAGCACCATGCTTTGGTCCACATTCATTGGAGGTTCTTCAACAGATAATGCCTATTCCGTTCAGCTGAGTTCGTCAGGAGAAGTGGTGGTGGCTGGAGGAACGATCAGCAGCAATTTCCCTACAACTTCAGGCACACTTTTTCCTAATTCTCTCGGTCAGGCTGATGGATGGGTCACGAAAATCGCGCCTAACGGAAGTACTTTCAACGCATCTACCTTCATCGGAACGAACAAATACGACCAGGTCTATTTTGTGCAACTTGACCCCGATGACAATATTTTCCTTTTGGGCCAAAGCCTTGGCAATATCCCAACAACACCTGCAACGGTTTACAGCAATCCTAGCAGCGGGCAGTTCATCCAAAAATTGGACAATTCTCTGAGTACAGTTCTCGTATCTACTACCATCGGAACAAGCAGTGGTTCCATCGATTTTTCGCCCACGGCATTTCTGGTGAGCAACTGCTACCAGATATTTCTTTCCGGTTGGGGTGGTTCTACCAATCGGGAAGTTGGCAATGCAACTCAAAGCACAACCGTTGGGCTTCCCATTAGTTCCGATGCATTTCAGTCTACCACAGATGGCAGTGATTTCTACCTGATGATGCTCGAAAAAAACGTGGAAAGTCTGATCTACGGAACATTTTTCGGAGGTGCTCAAAGTGATGAACACGTTGATGGAGGCACGAGCCGATTTGACAAGAACGGAGTGGTCTATCAGGCCGTGTGCGCTGGTTGTGGCAATCATGATGATTTTCCGACAACACCTGGGGCTTGGTCCAACACAAACAATTCTAGCAATTGCAATTTGGGTGTGTTCAAATTCGACCTTAATCAGGTTATTGCTGTTCCTGCGTTCAACGTGCTTCTCGAAAATTGTGAGTATCCCCTCGAAGTTGAATTCAGCAACACGAGTTCGGGCGCCAATACCTTTTTATGGGATTACGGAGATGGAGTAGTTTCTACCGCATTCGATGGCAGTCACTTTTATGCTGACCCAGGAAGTTATGAGGTAAGCTTATTGGCTTCCGATTCTGCGGGATGCCTGACACCCGACTCCGCCACCTTACAATTCGATATTCCCATTCCACCGGTGATCTTGGCTTTTGGAACAGACACCATCTGCGCATTAGACACGGTGCCTCTAGGTGTTGATGGCGTGGGAATAGCAAGTTATGAGTGGATTCCTCCCGGGTCATTGGATGACCCATATTCAACCCAACCCAATGCAAACCCAACAGAAACCACGGTCTATACCGTATTGGCAACCGACTCTATCGGATGCACCGTTTCTCAAGAGGTCATTGTTTACGTATCAGACCCTCCTCCGCTTGATGCAGGGGAAGATGCATATCTGCAACCAGGAGTTTACGGAGAGTTGACCCCAAATGTGAATCCTGGAAACATCGTTGAATGGACGCCTCCTGAAGGATTGAGCTGCACAGATTGCCCGAATCCGATTGCCAATCCGGAAGAAACCACCACTTACTATATTCTTGTGACCGATGAGCTGGGTTGCACCAACACGGATTCCGTAATCGTATACGCCTACCCGACCATCTATGTGCCTAATGCATTCACTCCTGGCGGAAACAACAAAAACCCCATATTCTACGCCTATGGAAGAGGAATTGCAGATTTCACGTTGACCATTTATAGCCGCTGGGGACAGGTGATTTTCCAAAGTACCGATCTAGACACAGGTTGGGATGGAACCATGAACGGCACCGATGTGCAAACGGGTGTGTACATCTGGAGCCTGAAATACACCACTGATATTGAGCCGCTTACCATACACACAGACATTGGGCATGTCACCCTTCTCAGAAACGTGTATTAG
- a CDS encoding c-type cytochrome yields the protein MKNNLVYPVLLLAIIHLFGCSSKSEKPAEPEVAQTDQPAAVTGNAQKGQSLYVVCSTCHGPQADGMLALGAPALADQEPYYLHQQLQNFRTNKRGIHEKDVFGAQMAPMAKTLNGEGIDDVIAYIKTMPSPKVVPTMAGGDAENGKAYYNMICGACHGPGAVGIESLHSPRLVGLQDWYVERQLNNFRQGVRGTVDGDTYGAQMQQIALSIPDDKTVSDLIAYINSLSAE from the coding sequence ATGAAAAATAACCTTGTTTATCCCGTCTTGCTGCTTGCAATTATCCACCTTTTTGGTTGTAGCAGTAAATCGGAAAAACCAGCTGAACCGGAAGTTGCCCAAACAGATCAGCCAGCGGCTGTAACCGGAAACGCCCAAAAAGGTCAATCGTTGTATGTGGTGTGCTCAACTTGCCATGGCCCACAAGCTGATGGAATGCTTGCATTGGGCGCTCCTGCCTTAGCAGATCAAGAGCCTTATTACTTGCATCAACAGTTGCAGAACTTCAGAACCAACAAGCGTGGTATTCATGAAAAAGATGTGTTTGGCGCTCAAATGGCACCTATGGCAAAAACGCTGAATGGAGAAGGAATTGACGATGTGATCGCTTACATCAAAACCATGCCTTCTCCCAAAGTAGTACCAACGATGGCGGGAGGCGATGCCGAGAACGGGAAAGCCTATTACAACATGATCTGTGGCGCATGTCACGGCCCAGGTGCTGTTGGGATTGAGTCGCTGCATTCACCTCGATTGGTCGGTCTTCAGGATTGGTATGTGGAACGTCAGCTCAATAACTTCCGACAAGGAGTACGTGGTACGGTTGATGGAGACACATACGGTGCGCAGATGCAGCAGATAGCCTTGTCAATTCCAGATGATAAAACAGTGAGCGACCTCATCGCGTACATCAATTCGCTGAGCGCTGAATGA
- a CDS encoding four helix bundle protein, with product MTPQELEDRLIAFAVSIVRITEKMSNSYASRYYANQLLRSGASPALNYGEARSAESTKDFIHKVNIIIKELRESFICLKIIEQTNLHSEMSVIQTAKLECNELISIFVASVNTAKKKQ from the coding sequence ATGACACCGCAGGAACTTGAAGACAGGTTGATCGCCTTTGCAGTTTCCATCGTTCGGATAACGGAAAAGATGTCAAATTCATACGCTTCGCGATACTATGCTAACCAACTGTTACGAAGCGGGGCTTCTCCAGCGTTAAATTATGGAGAGGCCAGATCAGCCGAATCAACAAAAGACTTCATTCATAAAGTGAACATCATTATTAAAGAGTTGAGGGAAAGCTTCATTTGTTTGAAGATCATTGAGCAGACAAATCTTCATTCAGAAATGAGTGTTATTCAGACAGCAAAATTAGAATGCAACGAACTGATTTCCATTTTCGTGGCAAGTGTAAACACCGCAAAAAAGAAACAATAG
- a CDS encoding right-handed parallel beta-helix repeat-containing protein — MKKAIIWIIVSALVFAIGVYFGKVKFSASGPAAPPPTFFEGGDGTMAVDLSEKNVIEVKDGQSIQEAVGKANPGDLIRVYPGTYHECVYIDKDNITLQGVIQKGNWPTLDGSKDGEKVLNDAILYSGSNMLIENFKIVQYKGNGIMGQAGNNFLIRNNWIIESGVYGIFPEFGKNGLIEHNILSGIADAAIYVGMCDNIDVKYNEVYESVAGIEIENCRHALVEGNYTHDNTGGILAFITPGLPIKTCFDVIIRNNFVVNNNHENFGKPGAIISLLPKGTGIIVMAADDVVIENNIITGNGNTGIAITDLSFGSQLSKDTAVEPNPDRVVILDNVMYGNGENPVADIKAAMATQMDTKGPDILAYGGGVGSCIRNRDMYRTWGLENYASCELASTANVKSYLLAEPVAPRELETDEKGKMAYYGVCSGCHAYDVRMIGPPVQAIQAMYKDNPQGLADYIANPVRRREDYPEMPPQNYLTEETRLAVAEFMLNFEKKK; from the coding sequence ATGAAAAAAGCCATCATTTGGATCATTGTAAGCGCACTCGTCTTCGCGATCGGTGTCTATTTCGGTAAAGTAAAATTCTCAGCTTCTGGCCCTGCCGCCCCTCCCCCAACCTTCTTTGAAGGTGGCGATGGAACAATGGCTGTTGATCTTTCAGAGAAAAACGTTATCGAAGTAAAGGATGGCCAATCTATCCAAGAAGCTGTTGGAAAGGCAAATCCGGGTGACCTAATCCGTGTTTATCCTGGAACGTATCACGAATGCGTCTACATCGATAAGGACAACATAACGCTTCAAGGCGTTATCCAAAAAGGGAATTGGCCAACATTGGATGGAAGTAAGGACGGTGAGAAAGTCTTGAATGATGCGATTCTCTATTCGGGGTCGAATATGCTGATCGAGAACTTCAAGATCGTTCAGTACAAGGGTAACGGCATCATGGGTCAGGCAGGAAACAACTTCCTCATTCGCAACAATTGGATCATCGAATCAGGTGTTTACGGCATCTTCCCAGAATTCGGGAAAAATGGTCTTATCGAGCACAACATTCTTAGCGGAATTGCGGATGCAGCCATTTACGTTGGCATGTGCGACAACATTGATGTGAAGTACAACGAGGTATACGAAAGTGTGGCTGGAATTGAGATTGAGAACTGCCGTCATGCTTTGGTAGAAGGCAATTACACACACGATAACACAGGCGGAATCCTCGCCTTTATCACTCCTGGACTTCCCATCAAAACCTGCTTTGATGTGATCATCCGAAACAACTTCGTTGTAAACAACAACCACGAGAATTTCGGAAAACCGGGCGCCATCATATCGTTGCTTCCTAAAGGAACAGGGATTATTGTAATGGCTGCTGATGATGTGGTGATTGAGAACAACATCATTACCGGAAACGGAAACACGGGAATAGCAATTACCGACCTGAGTTTTGGTTCTCAATTATCGAAAGATACTGCGGTTGAACCAAATCCTGACCGTGTGGTGATTCTGGACAACGTGATGTATGGAAATGGAGAAAACCCAGTGGCTGACATTAAAGCGGCCATGGCTACTCAAATGGACACGAAAGGTCCAGACATTCTTGCTTACGGAGGCGGTGTTGGAAGTTGCATCCGTAATCGGGACATGTACCGAACATGGGGATTGGAAAATTATGCAAGTTGTGAATTGGCCAGTACTGCTAACGTAAAATCGTACTTGTTGGCGGAACCGGTCGCACCTAGAGAATTGGAGACGGATGAAAAAGGAAAGATGGCCTATTACGGAGTTTGCTCTGGTTGCCATGCCTACGATGTCCGCATGATCGGGCCTCCTGTTCAAGCCATTCAAGCCATGTACAAAGACAATCCGCAAGGCTTGGCCGACTACATAGCCAATCCTGTTCGTAGACGTGAGGATTATCCGGAAATGCCGCCTCAGAATTACTTGACAGAAGAAACCCGTTTAGCCGTTGCTGAGTTCATGCTCAACTTCGAAAAGAAAAAATAA